The DNA sequence TGGCGTTGCCGGTGCACTTTGTGTGCCAGCCCGGCGCAATGCCGCATCCGGCTTGGCATTGGCGCTACCTGAACCGGTCAGGCTGCGGCGTACTTCGAGGTTACGGGAAATCACCAGCACCACCCGGCGGTTGCGCGCGCGGCCTTCGGCCGTGTCGTTGCTGGCCACCGGCTGGTACTCGCCGTAGCCCACCGAGGCCATGCGTGCCGGGTCGACCCCTTCCATGGCCAGCAGGCGCACGATGCTCGCCGCGCGTGCCGACGACAGCTCCCAGTTGGTCGGGTACTGTGCCGTGCGGATCGGCAGGTTGTCGGTGAAGCCTTCGACGTGCACCGGGTTGGCGAACGGCTTGAGAATCCCGGCCACCTTTTCGATGATGGCGAATGCCTTGTCGCTGGGCATGGCATCGCCGCTGCCGAACAGCAACGAGGAATTGAGTTCGATCTCGATCCACAATTCATTGCCGCGCACGGTCATCTGGTCGCTGCTGATGAGGTCGCCAAAGGCATCGCGCACGTCATCGCTGATGGTTTTCAGCGGGTCGGCAGTGCTCGCCGCCAGAGCGGCATCGGT is a window from the Pseudomonas anuradhapurensis genome containing:
- the motD gene encoding flagellar motor protein MotD; translated protein: MRRRRHAEEHENHERWLVSYADFITLLFAFFVVMYSISSINEGKYKVISQALLGVFNDPERSMKPIPIGDERPLSVRPAEPLVKDSEQTDAALAASTADPLKTISDDVRDAFGDLISSDQMTVRGNELWIEIELNSSLLFGSGDAMPSDKAFAIIEKVAGILKPFANPVHVEGFTDNLPIRTAQYPTNWELSSARAASIVRLLAMEGVDPARMASVGYGEYQPVASNDTAEGRARNRRVVLVISRNLEVRRSLTGSGSANAKPDAALRRAGTQSAPATPATVAGQ